ACGGGGTGCCCGGTGCCGCCGCCGAAGAGACCGGCCAGGAGGATGCGCTGGGCCACCGACGTGTCCTGGTACTCGTCGAGGAGGACCACCCGGAACTGCTCGCGCAGGATCGGGCCCACCTCCGGGACCTGGGCGAGCCGGGCTGCCAGGGCGATCTGGTCGCCGAAGTCGAGGAGGTCGCGCTCGCGCTTGGCTGTCCGGTAGCGCAGCACCAGGTCGGCCAGTTCGCGCCGGGCGGCGGCCGTCTCGGGCACCTTGCGCAGGTCCGCGTTGGTGAGCCTGGCGCCCTCCAGGCCGCTGAGCAGTGCGGCGTCCCACGCGCGCAGGTCCTCGGGGCGCACGAGGTGCTCGGCGAGTTCGGCGTCGAGTGCGAGGAGGTCGCTGATCAGGTCGGCGAAGGACCGGGTGAGCGACGGGTAGGGGCCGGGGGCCTCGCGCAGCACGCGCGCGGCGAGCTGGTAGCGGGTGGCGTCGGCGAGCAGACGGGACGTGGGCTCCAGGCCGATGCGCAGGCCGTGGTCGGTCAGGAGGCGGCCCGCGAAGGCGTGATAGGTGGAGATCACCGGCTCGCCCGGCGGGTTGTCCGGATCGATGACGTCGGGGTCGGTGACGCCTGCCCTGATCAGTGCCTTGCGGACGCGCTCGGCGAGTTCTCCGGCGGCCTTGTTGGTGAAGGTGAGGCCGAGGACCTGGTCGGGAGCGACCTGGCCGGTGCCGACCAGCCACACCACGCGTGCGGCCATCACCGTCGTCTTGCCCGACCCGGCTCCGGCCACGATCACCTGCGGGGCGGGCGGCGCGATGATGCAGGCCGTCTGCTCCGGGGTGAAGGGAATCCCGAGGAGCTCCTTGAGCTGCTCGGGATCACTGATACGGGCGGGCATGGGGAGAGGCTAGCGGCGGGCACCGACAGTCGATGACAAATCGCCTGCGAGGATCGAGAGAAGCGCAGGTCAGCGCGTGTGGTGCGGTCCGTCACACGGTTCTGTCACTCGACCACGTGCCGGCCCTCGGGCCGGGCGCTGCACGAGGCGCGGAATGCGCAGTGGGTGCACTGCTGGCCGGCGGTCGGGGTGAACCGCTCGTCGAGGACCTTGCCGGCCGCCGTGGCGAGCAGCTCACCGACCCACTCCCCCGCGGCGCCGCCGTCGAGGGCTTCCTGCGCCTGCACCTTGGGCAGGGTCTCGCCGCCGTCCCGCTTGGCGGCGCTCTGGCGCAGCTGGACGAGTTCGGCGCCGCCCGGTGCGGGCCGTACGCCGTCGAAGGCCTCGTCGACGGCGCCCTCGCGGACGGCCAGCTGGTACACGGCGAGCTGGGGGTGGCGCTCCATCTCGCGGGCGGTCGGCGCCTGTTTGCCGGTCTTGAAGTCGACGACGTAGGCGCGGCCTTCGGCGTCGGCCTCGACGCGGTCCATCTGGCCGCGGATGCGCACCTCGTACTCGCCCGCTTCGAGGGTGACGTCGAAGTCGTGCTCGCTGGCGACCGGTGTGCGGCCCGCGCGGTCCATCACGTGCCACTTCAGGAAGCGTTCGAGCGCCACACGCGCGTGCGTCTTCTCCTGCGTGGACTTCCACGGCGCGTCGAAGGCCAGCGCGTTCCACACGGAGTCAAGGCGCTCCATGAGGACGTCGAGGTCGGCCGGGGTGTGCCCGGAGGCCACTTCGTCGGCGAGGACGTGAACGACGTTGCCGAAGCCCTGGGCGACGGTGGCGGGGGCGTCGGCCTTCACCTCGCGGCCCAGGAACCACTGGAGGGCACAGGTGTTGGCGAGCTGGTCGAGGGCGCTGCCGGAGAGCACGACGGGCTGGTCGCGGTCGCGCAGCGGCACCTTGCTCTCGGTCGGCTCGAACATGCCCCACCAGCGGTACGGGTGGGCGGACGGCACCAGGGGCCTGCCGTCCTCGTCGGAGAGCGCGGCCAGCCGGGCCAGTCGGCGCGCGGCGGCCTCCCGGAGGGTCGCGGACGCGCGCGGGTCGACGGTCGTGGCGCGCAGTTCGGCGACCAGCGCGGAGACCGCGAGGGGGCGGCGCGGGCGGCCTGTGACGTCCTTGGGCTCGACACCGAGTTCGGTGAGGAAGCGGGAGGGCTGGTCGCCGTCGTCGGCGGGCGCCTTCACGGCGGTGACGACGAGACGCGCGCGTGCACGCGTGGTGGCGACGTAGAACAGGCGGCGTTCCTCGGCGAGGAGCGCCCCCGGGGTGAGCGGCTCGGCGAGTCCGTCGCGGCCGATGCGGTCCGCCTCCAGGAGTGAGCCCCGGCGGCGCAGGTCCGGCCACAGGCCCTCCTGGACGCCCGCCACGACGACCAGGCTCCATTCCAGGCCCTTGGCGCGGTGGGCGGTCATCAGGCGTACCGCGTCGGGGCGCACCGCACGCCGGGCGAGGGTGTCGGCTGCGATGTCCTCGGCCTCGATCTCGGCCAGGAAGTTCAGGGCGCCCCGGCCGCCGGTGCGCTCCTCCGCGCGCGCGGCCGTGGCGAACAGGGCGCACACGGCGTCGAGGTCCCGGTCGGCGTTGCGGCCGGCCGCGCCGCCGCGTCGGGCGGCCCGCTCCAGCCGTCCGGGCCAGGGTGTCCCGTCCCAGAGGGCCCACAGCGCCTCCTCTGCCGTACCGCCACGCGCGAGGCCCTCCCGGGCCTTCGCCAGCAGTGCGCCGAGGCGCTGGGCGCCGCGCGCGTACGTCGGATCGTGGGCGACCAGCCGCTCCGGCTCGGCCAGGGCTCGCGTGAGCAGCTCGTCGGAGGGCGGGGGCAGGGCGTTGCCCGCGGCGCGCTCCTCCTCGCGCAGGGCCCGTCCGAGGCGGCGCAGATCCGCGGCGTCCATGCCGGCGAGGGGGGAGGCGAGAAGGGTGAGGGCGGTCTCGGTGTCGAGCCAGCAGGGGCCCGGGTCAGCCTCGCTGGCCTCGCTTCCCGCCGGTGACGCGGCGGCCTCGGCCGTCGCCACTGCCCGCAGGGCCGTCAGCAGGGGGGCGACGGCCGGTTCATGGCGCAGGGGGAGGTCGTCGCCGTCGATGTCGAGGGGGACGCCTGCGGCGGTGAGGGCGCGGCGGACCGTCGGGATCGACCGGGAGCCGGCGCGTACCAGTACGGCCATCTCGCTCCAGGGCACGCCGTCCTCGAGGTGGGCGCGGCGCAGGATGTCGGCGACGTTGTCCAGCTCGGTGCCGGAGGTCGGGTACGTGTAGACCTCGAGGCGGCCGCCGTCGCGTGCCGCGGTCAGTTCGCGGTGGGCGCGGACCTTCTCGGCCGGGAGGCGGGTCAGCGGCATCCGCCGGGTGAGCAGCCGGGTGGCGGCCAGGAGGCCGGCGCCGGAGCGGCGTGAGGTGCGCAGGACCTCGACGGGGGCGGGACGGCCGTCGCGGCGGGGAAAGTCGTCGGGGAAGTCGAGGATGCCGTTCACGTCGGCGCCCCGGAAGGTGTAGATCGACTGGTCGGGGTCGCCGAAGGCGACGAGGGTGCGGCCGCCGCCGGCGAGGGCGTGGAGCAGCCGTACCTGGGACGGGTCGGTGTCCTGGTACTCGTCGACGAAGACGGCGTCGTACTGCGCGGCGAGCCGTTCGGCCGTCTCGGGGCGGTGGGCGAGGAGGACCGCGCGGTGGACGAGTTCGGCGTAGTCGATCACGCCGTGCAGGTCGAGCACGTCGAGGTACTCGGCGAGGAAGGCGGCGGCGGCGCGCCAGTCGGGGCGGCCGATGCGGTGCGCGAAGGCGTCCAGGGACGCGGGGTCGAGGCCCAGTTCGCGGCTGCGGGCGAGCACCGCGCGGACCTCGTCGGCGAAGCCGCGGGTGGTGAGGCAGGCGCGCAGTTCGTCCGGCCAGCGCACATGTGCGAGGCCGAGCCGTTGCAGGTCGAGCTGGCCGGCGAGCAGCTCGCGGACGGCCACGTCCTGCTCGGGGCCGGAGAGCAGCCGCAGCGGTTCCACGAAGAGGTCGGCGTCCTGGTGGGCGCGGACCAGGGCGTAGCAGTACGAGTGGAAGGTGGTCGCCTGGGGCGCGTGGGCGGCGCCCATGCGATGCGCCATCCGGTCCCGCAGCTCCACGGCGGCCTTGCGGCTGAAGGTGAGCACCAGGATGCGGGCGGGATCGCCGCCGCGGGCGACCCGGGCCGCCACGGACTCGACGAGTGTGGTGGTCTTCCCGGTGCCCGGTCCCGCGAGGACGAGCAGCGGACCGGCCGCGTGGTCAACCACGGAGCGCTGTGCGGCGTCCAGACCAGGGGGAACCACCCGCGTCGGCGGGGTACGCACCAGTCGGTAAGCGCCACGGTTCCCCTGTCGCCCCTGGGGGTGCGACAGGCGCCTGATGGAGGAAGAGGAGCTCACGTGGTTCGCCGGTCCTGGTGGGTGTACTGGTTGACGGAGCACCGCCCGGAAAGAGCGGTGATCACGGGATGAGGGGGACGCGTGCAGCCGACGCTACGCCGAGGAACAGTCCGGAAGGATGGCTTCTGCTTCATCTCTCCCGGCTCGCACGGCCCTCACGTCCCGCACGTCCCTCACCCCCCTCACGGCCCGCGCGCTACGCGCGTCTCTCGCCCCTCGAACGTACGCCATCGCGCGGACGTGCCCCCTTTGCGCCGTTTCCCCCGTACGGGCCACAAGCTCCCGCGAACCCCGTCCGATGGCGGAAGCTGTCAGGTGTGACCTTCCGCGCGTTCGCCGCCGTCCCACCGCGCTCGCTTCATGTCGAGGCGCGGCAGGTGTCCCCCGGCGGCCCTGCTCGCCTCCTTCAGGGGGGTGCCCTCGACCCGGTAGCGGTCCAGCGCCCGCAGCTCGTGCCCCGGGAGCAGCACTCCGTCCGCGCGCACCACACGCCACCACGGGACGGCGCCGCCATAGAGGGCCATCACCCGGCCGACCTGCCTCGGGCCGCCTTCGTCCAGCCACTCCGCGACGTCTCCGTACGTCATGACCCGTCCG
This Streptomyces sp. NBC_00377 DNA region includes the following protein-coding sequences:
- a CDS encoding MGMT family protein, which translates into the protein MSEQSLPDDARPEYTDALPEYAERVLEVAELIPPGRVMTYGDVAEWLDEGGPRQVGRVMALYGGAVPWWRVVRADGVLLPGHELRALDRYRVEGTPLKEASRAAGGHLPRLDMKRARWDGGERAEGHT
- a CDS encoding ATP-dependent helicase, yielding MSSSSSIRRLSHPQGRQGNRGAYRLVRTPPTRVVPPGLDAAQRSVVDHAAGPLLVLAGPGTGKTTTLVESVAARVARGGDPARILVLTFSRKAAVELRDRMAHRMGAAHAPQATTFHSYCYALVRAHQDADLFVEPLRLLSGPEQDVAVRELLAGQLDLQRLGLAHVRWPDELRACLTTRGFADEVRAVLARSRELGLDPASLDAFAHRIGRPDWRAAAAFLAEYLDVLDLHGVIDYAELVHRAVLLAHRPETAERLAAQYDAVFVDEYQDTDPSQVRLLHALAGGGRTLVAFGDPDQSIYTFRGADVNGILDFPDDFPRRDGRPAPVEVLRTSRRSGAGLLAATRLLTRRMPLTRLPAEKVRAHRELTAARDGGRLEVYTYPTSGTELDNVADILRRAHLEDGVPWSEMAVLVRAGSRSIPTVRRALTAAGVPLDIDGDDLPLRHEPAVAPLLTALRAVATAEAAASPAGSEASEADPGPCWLDTETALTLLASPLAGMDAADLRRLGRALREEERAAGNALPPPSDELLTRALAEPERLVAHDPTYARGAQRLGALLAKAREGLARGGTAEEALWALWDGTPWPGRLERAARRGGAAGRNADRDLDAVCALFATAARAEERTGGRGALNFLAEIEAEDIAADTLARRAVRPDAVRLMTAHRAKGLEWSLVVVAGVQEGLWPDLRRRGSLLEADRIGRDGLAEPLTPGALLAEERRLFYVATTRARARLVVTAVKAPADDGDQPSRFLTELGVEPKDVTGRPRRPLAVSALVAELRATTVDPRASATLREAAARRLARLAALSDEDGRPLVPSAHPYRWWGMFEPTESKVPLRDRDQPVVLSGSALDQLANTCALQWFLGREVKADAPATVAQGFGNVVHVLADEVASGHTPADLDVLMERLDSVWNALAFDAPWKSTQEKTHARVALERFLKWHVMDRAGRTPVASEHDFDVTLEAGEYEVRIRGQMDRVEADAEGRAYVVDFKTGKQAPTAREMERHPQLAVYQLAVREGAVDEAFDGVRPAPGGAELVQLRQSAAKRDGGETLPKVQAQEALDGGAAGEWVGELLATAAGKVLDERFTPTAGQQCTHCAFRASCSARPEGRHVVE